One Aegilops tauschii subsp. strangulata cultivar AL8/78 chromosome 7, Aet v6.0, whole genome shotgun sequence genomic window carries:
- the LOC109744348 gene encoding protein-L-isoaspartate O-methyltransferase, which produces MSKRRAVLLLRERFRSCFLAHRGDRPTSIHRLQAASPHCSSVATSSSSCRASPHQEFLAMEHGLWSSGASDKNKAMVEQLQRYGVIKSSKVAEVMETIDRGLFVPQGGSPYFDSPMAIGYNATISAPHMHAACLELLEDHLQPGMRALDVGSGTGYLTACFALMVGPGGRAVGVEHIPELVASSAENIKKSAAAPQLNDGSLSIHIADGREGWPELAPYDCIHVGAAAPQIPEALIEQLKPGGRMVIPVGTIFQELKVVDKKLDGGVSIRDETSVRYVPLTSKDAQLHSN; this is translated from the exons atgAGCAAGAGGCGAGCCGTCCTGTTGTTACGGGAAAGATTCCGGTCCTGTTTCCTGGCGCACCGCGGCGACCGGCCGACGAGCATCCACCGCCTCCAAGCCGCCTCTCCTCACTGCAGCAGCGTAGCGACTTCTTCCTCCAGCTGCAGAGCCTCTCCGCATCAAGAGTTCCTTGCCATGGAG CATGGACTGTGGTCGAGCGGAGCTAGCGACAAGAACAAGGCCATGGTTGAGCAACTGCAGAGATATGGGGTAATCAAGTCGAGCAAAGTTGCGGAGGTCATGGAGACCATCGATAGGGGGCTGTTTGTGCCTCAGGGTGGTTCTCCCTATTTTGATAGCCCAATGGCAATTGGCTACAATGCAACCATATCTGCGCCTCACATGCATGCTGCTTGCCTGGAGCTCCTGGAGGATCATCTGCAGCCTGGTATGCGGGCTCTGGATGTTGGATCAG GCACTGGGTACCTAACAGCTTGCTTTGCACTTATGGTTGGACCGGGAGGACGAGCAGTTGGTGTTGAACACATACCAGAGTTGGTTGCTTCTTCTGCCGAAAACATCAAGAAAAGTGCAGCAGCCCCACAGCTGAATGATGGATCCCTCAGTATTCATATTGCTG ATGGTAGGGAAGGCTGGCCCGAGCTTGCACCATATGACTGCATCCATGTCGGAGCTGCAGCACCGCAGATTCCAGAGGCGTTAATCGAGCAGCTGAAGCCTGGTGGCAGAATGGTGATCCCGGTTGGGACCATCTTCCAGGAGCTGAAGGTGGTTGACAAGAAGCTAGACGGCGGTGTCAGCATAAGAGACGAGACGTCTGTGCGCTATGTGCCTCTCACCAGCAAGGATGCCCAGTTGCACTCGAATTGA
- the LOC109744349 gene encoding 28 kDa ribonucleoprotein, chloroplastic, with the protein MATSAMTLAMVAATDASLFHPTFPAQHKLAPASASLPLIFSRAPLLRSTRPRVPLTPLVASSDAAEAGLDWADAEEAEETVTEEEPAVAASGGDAGYAAEPPEEAKVYVGNLPYDVDSERLAQLFDQAGVVEVAEVIYNRESGQSRGFGFVTMSTIEEADKAIETFNRYDISGRLLNVNRAAQRGSRVERPPRQFASSFRAYVGNLPWQAEDSRLVQLFSEHGEVVNATVVYDRETGRSRGFGFVTMASKEDLDSAISALDGQEMDGRPLRVNVAAERPQRGF; encoded by the exons ATGGCCACCTCCGCCATGACACTCGCCATGGTCGCGGCCACGGACGCCTCCCTCTTCCACCCCACGTTCCCCGCCCAACACAAGCTCGCCCCGGCATCCGCCTCCCTCCCACTCATTTTCTCTCGCGCGCCGCTCCTCCGCTCCACCCGCCCCCGCGTCCCCCTTACGCCCCTCGTCGCCTCCTCCGACGCCGCCGAGGCGGGCCTCGACTGGGCCGACGCGGAGGAAGCCGAAGAGACGGTGACGGAGGAGGAGCCCGCGGTGGCGGCCTCCGGTGGGGACGCGGGGTACGCAGCCGAGCCGCCCGAGGAGGCCAAGGTGTACGTCGGGAACCTGCCGTATGATGTCGACAGCGAGCGGCTCGCTCAGCTCTTCGACCAGGCCGGCGTCGTCGAGGTCGCCGAG GTCATTTACAACAGAGAGTCAGGCCAGAGCCGTGGATTTGGATTTGTTACCATGAGTACTATTGAGGAAGCTGACAAAGCCATCGAGACGTTCAATCGCTAC GACATCAGTGGAAGGCTTCTGAACGTAAACAGGGCAGCTCAAAGGGGCTCCCGTGTTGAGAGACCTCCTCGACAGTTTGCATCTTCTTTCAGGGCTTATGTTGGTAACCTGCCATGGCAAGCGGAAGACTCTAGGTTGGTGCAATTGTTCAGCGAGCATGGGGAAGTAGTTAACGCTACAGTTGTGTACGACAGAGAAACTGGGCGTTCACGAGGATTTGGTTTTGTAACTATGGCTTCAAAGGAGGATCTTGACAGTGCTATTTCAGCGCTTGATGGACAG GAGATGGATGGCCGCCCACTCCGAGTGAACGTTGCCGCGGAGCGACCACAGCGAGGGTTCTGA